One segment of Trachemys scripta elegans isolate TJP31775 chromosome 1, CAS_Tse_1.0, whole genome shotgun sequence DNA contains the following:
- the MCAT gene encoding malonyl-CoA-acyl carrier protein transacylase, mitochondrial: MCSWAAAGRRLSGCRARAALPGAPGRGGSSWPGGGRAVNLTELLQSSVGDEEAATRRRRPPQEGTVLLFPGQGSQFVGMGRGLLRYPNVRDMFRVAEKVLGYDLLSLCLRGPQAELDRTLHCQPAIFLASLAAVEKLNHQQPSVIENCVAAAGFSVGEFAALVFAGALDYTEALYAVKVRAEAMQKASEAVPSGMLSVIGQRESNYNFACLEAREHCKSLGIENPVCEISNYLFPDSRVIAGHLQALEFLQENSQKYYFKRTKMLPVSGAFHTRLMEPATEPLAEVLKSVEIQKPFICVYSNVDSKKYMHSKHIQRLLVKQLVSPVKWEQTMHAIYERKQGVEFPYTYEVGPGKQLGAILRNCNLKAWKLYKHIDVSEDEEAKETVLKENSHDSPPA, translated from the exons ATGTGCAGCTGGGCCGCGGCGGGGCGGCGGCTGAGCGGCTGCCGAGCGCGCGCCGCGCTCCCCGGAGCCCCCGGGCGGGGGGGCAGCTCGTGGCCCGGCGGGGGCCGGGCCGTGAACCTGACCGAGCTGCTGCAGAGCTCGGTGGGGGACGAGGAGGCGGCGACGCGGCGGCGGCGGCCCCCCCAGGAGGGCACCGTGCTGCTCTTCCCCGGCCAGGGCAGCCAGTTCGTGGGGATGGGCCGGGGGCTCCTGCGCTACCCCAACGTCAGGGACATGTTCCGGGTGGCCGAGAAGGTGCTGGGCTACGACCTGCTCTCGCTCTGTCTGCGGGGGCCGCAGGCCGAGCTGGACCGCACCCTGCACTGCCAGCCTGCCATCTTCCTCGCCTCCCTGGCCGCCGTCGAGAAGCTCAACCACCAGCAGCCCAGT gTCATTGAGAACTGTGTTGCAGCTGCTGGGTTCAGTGTTGGAGAGTTTGCAGCCCTGGTGTTCGCTGGAGCCTTAGATTATACAGAAG CCTTGTATGCAGTGAAAGTGCGTGCTGAAGCTATGCAAAAGGCATCAGAAGCTGTCCCAAGTGGAATGCTATCAGTTATTGGTCAACGCGAGTCAAATTACAACTTTGCCTGCTTGGAAGCTCGTGAACACTGTAAATCATTGGGTATAGAAAATCCTGTGTGTGAAATTTCAAATTACCTGTTTCCAGATAGTAGAGTCATTGCAGGACATTTGCAG GCTTTGGAATTCTTGCAGGAGAATtcccaaaaatattattttaagcgAACAAAAATGCTTCCAGTCAGTGGTGCTTTTCACACAAGACTCATGGAACCAGCAACAGAGCCTTTGGCTGAAGTTCTAAAATCAGTTGAGATTCAGAAACCATTCATCTGTGTCTATTCGAACGTTGATAGCAAAAAATATATGCACTCAAAACACATTCAACGTTTGTTAGTAAAGCAGCTTGTTTCACCTGTTAAGTGGGAACAGACTATGCATgctatatatgaaagaaaacaaGGAGTAGAGTTTCCTTATACATATGAAGTGGGGCCTGGGAAGCAGCTAGGAGCAATCCTCAGAAACTGCAATTTAAAGGCCTGGAAGCTCTATAAACATATTGATGTTTCAGAAGATGAGGAAGCAAAGGAAACAGTTTTGAAGGAAAATTCACATGATTCCCCCCCcgcttaa